One stretch of Buteo buteo chromosome Z, bButBut1.hap1.1, whole genome shotgun sequence DNA includes these proteins:
- the FOXB2 gene encoding forkhead box protein B2 isoform X2, with protein sequence MPRPGKSSYSDQKPPYSYISLTAMAIQHSAEKMLPLSDIYKFIMERFPYYREHTQRWQNSLRHNLSFNDCFIKIPRRPDQPGKGSFWALHPDCGDMFENGSFLRRRKRFKVLRPEHHLPAPPGKVPGLAGSEAAVAAAAAAAAVGRLPQFSPYGSSQPSGFKHPFAIENIIGRDYKGVLQAGGLPLASVMHHLGYPVPSQLSSVVSSMWPHVGVMDSVAGVPVSPDYGPFGVPVKALCHPPTQTMPAVPVPIKPAPAMPTAPAIPALTVAASQICPAAAPAAASLLEQTASNTPEGKGPLHSVLVHS encoded by the exons ATGCCCAGGCCGGGGAAGAGCTCGTACAGCGACCAGAAGCCGCCCTACTCCTACATCTCCCTGACGGCCATGGCCATCCAGCACTCGGCCGAGAAGATGCTGCCCCTGAGCGACATCTACAAGTTCATCATGGAGCGGTTCCCCTACTACCGGGAGCACACTCAGCGCTGGCAGAACTCCCTCCGCCACAACCTCTCCTTCAACGACTGCTTCATCAAGATCCCCCGCCGCCCCGACCAGCCGGGCAAGGGCAGCTTCTGGGCGCTGCACCCGGACTGCGGGGACATGTTTGAAAACGGCAGCTTCCTCCGCCGCCGCAAGCGCTTCAAGGTCCTGCGTCCCGAGCATCAcctgcccg ctcccccgggGAAGGTGCCGGGGCTGGCGGGCTCCGAGGCGGCcgtggccgccgccgccgccgccgccgccgtgggGAGGCTGCCGCAGTTCTCTCCCTACGGCAGCAGCCAGCCCTCGGGCTTCAAGCACCCCTTCGCCATCGAGAACATCATCGGCAGAGATTACAAGGGCGTGTTGCAGGCCGGCGGGCTGCCGCTGGCCTCGGTGATGCACCACCTGGGCTACCCGGTGCCCAGCCAGCTCAGCAGCGTGGTGAGCTCCATGTGGCCGCACGTGGGGGTGATGGACTCCGTGGCCGGCGTGCCCGTGTCCCCCGACTACGGACCCTTTGGGGTACCCGTGAAGGCGCTCTGCCACCCGCCGACACAGACCATGCCCGCCGTCCCGGTGCCCATCAAGCCGGCGCCGGCGATGCCCACAGCCCCGGCCATCCCCGCTCTGACGGTCGCCGCCTCGCAGATctgccccgccgctgccccggcCGCTGCTTCGCTGCTGGAACAGACCGCGAGCAACACCCCCGAGGGCAAGGGCCCCCTCCACTCCGTGCTGGTGCACTCCTAA
- the FOXB2 gene encoding forkhead box protein B2 isoform X1, with protein sequence MPRPGKSSYSDQKPPYSYISLTAMAIQHSAEKMLPLSDIYKFIMERFPYYREHTQRWQNSLRHNLSFNDCFIKIPRRPDQPGKGSFWALHPDCGDMFENGSFLRRRKRFKVLRPEHHLPGGGGAGGGAGGGGPGKPPAPPPHMVHYFHPHPPPPPPPPPPPPGKVPGLAGSEAAVAAAAAAAAVGRLPQFSPYGSSQPSGFKHPFAIENIIGRDYKGVLQAGGLPLASVMHHLGYPVPSQLSSVVSSMWPHVGVMDSVAGVPVSPDYGPFGVPVKALCHPPTQTMPAVPVPIKPAPAMPTAPAIPALTVAASQICPAAAPAAASLLEQTASNTPEGKGPLHSVLVHS encoded by the coding sequence ATGCCCAGGCCGGGGAAGAGCTCGTACAGCGACCAGAAGCCGCCCTACTCCTACATCTCCCTGACGGCCATGGCCATCCAGCACTCGGCCGAGAAGATGCTGCCCCTGAGCGACATCTACAAGTTCATCATGGAGCGGTTCCCCTACTACCGGGAGCACACTCAGCGCTGGCAGAACTCCCTCCGCCACAACCTCTCCTTCAACGACTGCTTCATCAAGATCCCCCGCCGCCCCGACCAGCCGGGCAAGGGCAGCTTCTGGGCGCTGCACCCGGACTGCGGGGACATGTTTGAAAACGGCAGCTTCCTCCGCCGCCGCAAGCGCTTCAAGGTCCTGCGTCCCGAGCATCAcctgcccggcggcggcggggcgggcggcggggcgggcggcggcggccccggcaaGCCCCCGGCGCCCCCCCCGCACATGGTGCACTACTTCCACCcgcacccgccgccgccgccgccgccgccgccgcctcccccgggGAAGGTGCCGGGGCTGGCGGGCTCCGAGGCGGCcgtggccgccgccgccgccgccgccgccgtgggGAGGCTGCCGCAGTTCTCTCCCTACGGCAGCAGCCAGCCCTCGGGCTTCAAGCACCCCTTCGCCATCGAGAACATCATCGGCAGAGATTACAAGGGCGTGTTGCAGGCCGGCGGGCTGCCGCTGGCCTCGGTGATGCACCACCTGGGCTACCCGGTGCCCAGCCAGCTCAGCAGCGTGGTGAGCTCCATGTGGCCGCACGTGGGGGTGATGGACTCCGTGGCCGGCGTGCCCGTGTCCCCCGACTACGGACCCTTTGGGGTACCCGTGAAGGCGCTCTGCCACCCGCCGACACAGACCATGCCCGCCGTCCCGGTGCCCATCAAGCCGGCGCCGGCGATGCCCACAGCCCCGGCCATCCCCGCTCTGACGGTCGCCGCCTCGCAGATctgccccgccgctgccccggcCGCTGCTTCGCTGCTGGAACAGACCGCGAGCAACACCCCCGAGGGCAAGGGCCCCCTCCACTCCGTGCTGGTGCACTCCTAA